The Tenuifilum thalassicum genome includes the window ACCACCTGAACCTCCAAAACAGGTAACTGTTTCTGACGTTATTAAGGTTGTTGAAGATAACGTTGACATTGAAGATAATTCGGACATTTTTGATACAGAGTTTTCCGAAGACAAAGCAGTTACTGTAATGGAATTTCAGGATGATGAAGAAGAGGAAGAGGAGCAAATTCCTTTTGTAACTGTAGAAGAGATGCCAACCTTCCAGGGTGGCGACATTAACAACTTCCGCATCTGGGTTCAAAAGAACCTCAAATATCCTGACATTGCTGCAGAAAACGGAATTCAGGGCCGTGTTATTATCAACTTTGTTGTTGAGCCATCAGGAAAAGTTTCTAATGTAAAGGTTTTAAGAGGCGTTGACCCATCACTCGACAAAGAAGCAGTTCGTGTTGTATCTATGTCACCAAAATGGAAGCCAGGTATGCAGCGTGGTAAAGCTGTTCGCGTGCAGTATACAATTCCTATCATCTTTGTATTGCAATAATTTTCTTTAGCTTGATGAATATACATTGCCCCACCGATTTGGTGGGGCTTTTTTTTAAAAAAAAATGTAATAAGTAACACCCTATAAGCGTTATAATTATAGAACAATTAAATCCTTTAGTTATGCAATCAAAAAAGAATAAAAAAGCAGACTTGGAAAGCAAACGCCCTCTATTTTTTGAAATAGGCATGGCATCAGCAATTTTGTTTGCTCTCCTAGCCTTTGAATGGACTACAACCAATACCATTCAAATTGATTTAGCTAAAGCTCCTAGCACTATCATTGAGCAAGGATTAATTCCAATAACAAAACATGAAGAAATCAGGAAACCCGAACCTCCCAAACAGGTAAAATTTTCTGATGAGATTAAAGTTGTTGATAACAATATCGAGATTGAAGATAATCCCGATATTTTTGACTCGGAGTTTTTCGAAGACAAAGCCGTTTCAATTATTAAATTTAGCGAGAATGAAACTGAAGAGGATGAACCATTTCAAAAGGTAGAAATAATGCCAACCTTTATGGGCGGCGATGTAAATTATTTTAGATCGAAATATGTTTTACCTAATATTCACTATCCCGAAATTGCAGCTGCAAATGGGATTTCAGGAAATGTAATCGTTGAATTTGTAATTGAACGCGATGGTAGCGTTTCCAACGTAAAAGTTTTGAATAGAATAGATGAAAGCCTAGCAAATGAGGCTATCCGAGTTGTTTCCAATTCACCAAAATGGGAACCAGGTGTAAATAATGGTGTTTACGTACGAGTTAAATTCATAATTCCTATTAAATTTGTGCTCAACTAGCTATAACATTTTTATGGCTTTTACGTTAAAGAAACCCTGATTTTTCAGGGTTTTTTATTGATTTATTAGCATGATAAACCCAATATCGACAGCAAAAAGACAGGAGAAGGCAGTTTTAGTAGGTGTTATATTTCCCTATCAAAACGAGCAGGAGATAACAGATTATTTGGATGAGCTAGAGTTTCTTGCCGAAACCGCAGGGGCAAAAACTCTTCGACGTTTTGTTCAAAAACTTGATGAACCTAACCCAAGAACTTTTATTGGTCGGGGAAAGGTACTTGA containing:
- a CDS encoding energy transducer TonB, whose amino-acid sequence is MELKKNPKADLQNKKFLFFEIGLALSLAIVLLAFEWTTSNSVKVELAMTQGEKIEQEIIPITKQDEVKPPEPPKQVTVSDVIKVVEDNVDIEDNSDIFDTEFSEDKAVTVMEFQDDEEEEEEQIPFVTVEEMPTFQGGDINNFRIWVQKNLKYPDIAAENGIQGRVIINFVVEPSGKVSNVKVLRGVDPSLDKEAVRVVSMSPKWKPGMQRGKAVRVQYTIPIIFVLQ
- a CDS encoding energy transducer TonB, producing the protein MQSKKNKKADLESKRPLFFEIGMASAILFALLAFEWTTTNTIQIDLAKAPSTIIEQGLIPITKHEEIRKPEPPKQVKFSDEIKVVDNNIEIEDNPDIFDSEFFEDKAVSIIKFSENETEEDEPFQKVEIMPTFMGGDVNYFRSKYVLPNIHYPEIAAANGISGNVIVEFVIERDGSVSNVKVLNRIDESLANEAIRVVSNSPKWEPGVNNGVYVRVKFIIPIKFVLN